From one Rhizobium leguminosarum genomic stretch:
- a CDS encoding amino acid ABC transporter permease/ATP-binding protein, with amino-acid sequence MALTTDFAGIASGSRTVESKPDHSRYRIVPARHPGRLAGTIFAAVVILAVLYSTFTNPRWGWDVFAGWFFAEPVLVGLGRTLLLTVLAAISGSILGTALALARVSRSPLLSGLSWGYIWLLRSIPMIVLLLILNNLGYLYETIKIGIPFTGTVFIDYPTVQLLTPFAAAFLGLTLNQSAFFAEIVRGGILSVDHGQLEAAAALGLPRRRQAFRIVLPQAMRSILPTGFNELIGLAKSTSMVYVLALPELFYTVQVIYRRNLEVIPLLMVATVWYLIIMTVLSIAQHYIERYFSKGAVRNPTPLPFQALFERFRRPLPVLDTATDAVRKVGFRDTAVLRAAGGAVRIQAISKSFGTLKVLDNVDLSLPAGSVTAILGPSGSGKSTLLRAINHLERVDAGFISVDGDFVGYSRKGDTLYELKEKEILKRRADIGMVFQSFNLFPHLTVLENLIEAPIQVRGVGREEAVELAQELLARIGLSDKINAYPRQLSGGQQQRVAIARALALRPKVLLFDEPTSALDPELVGEVLDVIKELARTGTTLVIVTHEVGFAREVADTVVFMESGRILEAGPPARIFAQAEHPRTREFLAKVL; translated from the coding sequence CGTCGTCATCCTTGCCGTGCTCTATTCGACCTTCACCAATCCGCGCTGGGGTTGGGACGTCTTTGCCGGATGGTTCTTCGCCGAGCCGGTACTCGTCGGCCTCGGCAGGACCTTGCTGCTGACCGTGCTTGCGGCGATATCAGGTTCCATTCTCGGAACGGCTCTGGCGCTTGCCCGCGTCTCCAGGTCGCCGCTACTATCCGGCCTTTCCTGGGGCTATATCTGGCTGCTGCGCTCGATCCCCATGATCGTGCTGCTGCTGATATTGAACAATCTCGGCTATCTCTACGAGACGATCAAAATCGGCATCCCCTTCACCGGCACGGTCTTCATCGACTACCCCACGGTGCAGCTGCTGACGCCCTTTGCCGCCGCCTTCCTCGGCCTCACGCTCAACCAGTCGGCCTTCTTCGCCGAGATCGTCCGCGGCGGCATTCTTTCGGTGGATCACGGTCAGCTGGAGGCCGCAGCCGCACTCGGCTTGCCGCGCCGCCGCCAAGCCTTCCGCATCGTACTGCCGCAGGCCATGCGCTCGATCCTGCCGACTGGCTTCAACGAACTGATCGGATTGGCCAAGAGCACATCCATGGTCTACGTGCTGGCGCTGCCCGAACTCTTCTACACGGTGCAGGTGATTTATCGCCGCAATCTCGAAGTCATTCCGCTGCTGATGGTCGCGACCGTCTGGTATCTGATTATCATGACCGTGCTGTCGATTGCTCAGCACTATATCGAGCGCTACTTCTCCAAGGGTGCCGTGCGCAATCCGACACCGCTGCCCTTTCAGGCATTGTTCGAGCGCTTCCGCCGTCCGCTGCCTGTCCTCGATACGGCGACCGATGCCGTGCGCAAGGTCGGCTTCCGGGACACGGCGGTCCTGCGGGCAGCAGGCGGCGCGGTGCGCATCCAGGCTATCTCGAAGAGTTTCGGCACTTTGAAGGTGCTCGATAATGTCGATCTCAGCTTGCCGGCCGGCAGCGTGACCGCCATCCTTGGCCCATCCGGCTCCGGCAAGTCGACCCTTCTGCGGGCCATCAACCATCTCGAGCGTGTCGACGCGGGTTTCATTTCCGTCGATGGCGATTTTGTCGGCTACAGCAGGAAGGGCGACACGCTCTACGAACTCAAGGAAAAAGAGATTCTCAAACGCCGCGCCGATATCGGCATGGTCTTCCAGAGCTTCAATCTCTTCCCGCATCTGACCGTGCTCGAAAACCTTATCGAGGCACCGATCCAGGTTCGCGGCGTCGGCCGCGAGGAAGCCGTGGAGCTGGCGCAGGAGCTGCTGGCCCGCATCGGCCTCAGCGACAAGATCAACGCCTATCCACGCCAACTTTCCGGCGGGCAGCAGCAGCGTGTGGCGATCGCCCGTGCGCTGGCGCTCCGTCCCAAGGTGCTGCTGTTCGATGAGCCGACTTCCGCACTCGATCCGGAACTGGTCGGCGAGGTGCTCGACGTCATCAAGGAACTCGCCCGCACCGGCACGACACTCGTCATCGTCACCCATGAGGTCGGCTTTGCCCGCGAAGTCGCCGACACTGTCGTCTTCATGGAAAGCGGCCGCATTCTGGAGGCCGGTCCGCCGGCCCGGATCTTCGCGCAAGCGGAGC